Proteins encoded within one genomic window of Carnobacterium mobile DSM 4848:
- a CDS encoding LlaJI family restriction endonuclease — MRHFFHDGDTVTLSDDYLFSQEDWIIDYDRNENNEILNSSGSKVLKFVGIIINQDNQDVVISFPKKYRVTDIEKDTELILQVLIKDYSENIGEKQVESNYPFASFFYVYDFFKDYGLIYTNKVFNKANVGGKINWDYTIKNSMKFISNGSLIHIPLYFKKKHPFSDFLTECIIYCIDYTLDKFQMIIKLEKTGHKFPEYNFFQDKKYVLDRLYSIRNNTFSDLMLNLIDELIKFFSTFDAQGNIYIKNHYFSSVWEKMVEKYLTVNFESYNVASNSLEFKKNIHKVEFKKEVFRPNERNENNSFSPDHYYFSNNKQYIFDAKYYNNFKGIDYKQISYLAFLYNYRHHEGQISPSFEKTYSALILPGEKRNHKVHFKMKPKYNKEMKNIIIVEEYLDIKEVIKCYLNKDFSIQ; from the coding sequence GTGAGACATTTTTTCCATGATGGAGATACAGTAACATTATCGGACGATTATTTGTTTAGTCAGGAAGATTGGATAATTGACTATGATAGAAATGAGAACAATGAGATTTTAAATTCTTCTGGATCTAAAGTTTTAAAATTTGTAGGTATTATAATTAATCAAGACAACCAAGACGTCGTTATATCGTTCCCTAAAAAGTACAGAGTCACCGATATTGAAAAAGATACTGAATTAATTTTACAAGTTTTGATTAAAGACTACTCGGAAAATATTGGTGAAAAACAAGTCGAATCAAACTACCCTTTTGCTTCTTTCTTTTACGTGTATGATTTTTTTAAAGATTACGGATTAATCTATACGAATAAAGTATTTAATAAAGCTAATGTAGGTGGAAAGATAAATTGGGATTATACTATTAAAAATTCTATGAAATTTATATCTAATGGTAGCCTTATACATATCCCACTTTATTTCAAAAAAAAGCATCCTTTTTCAGATTTTCTAACGGAATGCATAATCTATTGTATCGATTATACATTAGACAAATTCCAAATGATTATAAAATTAGAAAAAACAGGTCATAAATTTCCTGAATATAATTTTTTTCAAGACAAAAAATATGTATTAGACCGTTTATATAGCATAAGAAATAATACATTTAGTGATTTAATGCTAAACTTAATTGATGAATTGATTAAGTTTTTTAGTACATTTGACGCTCAAGGAAATATATATATAAAGAATCACTACTTTAGTTCTGTTTGGGAAAAAATGGTCGAAAAATATCTTACAGTAAATTTCGAATCTTACAATGTTGCAAGCAATAGTTTAGAATTTAAGAAAAATATTCATAAAGTAGAGTTTAAAAAAGAAGTTTTTCGTCCTAATGAAAGGAATGAAAATAATTCTTTTTCTCCAGATCATTACTATTTTAGCAATAATAAACAATATATTTTTGATGCAAAATATTATAATAATTTTAAAGGAATTGACTATAAACAGATATCTTACTTAGCATTTCTATATAATTATAGGCATCATGAAGGACAAATATCTCCAAGTTTTGAAAAAACTTATTCCGCCCTAATCTTACCTGGTGAAAAAAGAAATCATAAAGTACATTTTAAAATGAAACCGAAGTATAATAAAGAGATGAAAAATATAATTATAGTAGAAGAATATTTAGATATTAAAGAAGTAATAAAATGCTACTTAAATAAAGATTTTAGTATCCAATAG
- a CDS encoding MobC family plasmid mobilization relaxosome protein — protein sequence MSDREIFEENFAERKPKRKDPKQISFRVSETEFEKLQRSAESLQMSVPAFVKSKAQGAKLVTPKVDRPGAIEIAKQLRAIGNNVNQMARVTNATELDPAAAANLTAELQKVRKELNQIWEKLT from the coding sequence ATGAGCGATCGAGAGATTTTTGAGGAGAATTTTGCTGAGAGGAAACCGAAGCGAAAAGATCCGAAACAAATCAGCTTTCGAGTGAGCGAAACCGAATTTGAAAAGTTGCAGCGCTCCGCTGAAAGTTTGCAAATGAGTGTGCCGGCTTTTGTTAAAAGCAAGGCACAAGGGGCTAAGCTCGTAACGCCGAAAGTTGATCGGCCAGGTGCGATTGAAATCGCCAAGCAATTACGAGCAATCGGCAACAATGTAAACCAGATGGCACGCGTGACGAATGCCACAGAATTGGATCCGGCAGCAGCGGCCAACCTAACGGCTGAACTACAAAAGGTACGAAAGGAATTAAATCAGATATGGGAAAAGTTAACGTAA
- a CDS encoding AAA family ATPase, whose translation MSNYEQIIYFGAPGTGKSHHVENNLINQGISEHKIFRTTIHPEYSYSDFIGQLLPYTDPSDSSKVRYTFKKGVFTEAMVEAYSDSTKRVYLILEELSRGNVSAIFGDIFQLLDRNIHFESKYSIVNKDIANEIIAFPGDRIKIPSNLNIIGTVNTNDQSVFPMDTAFKRRFDWRYISSDPAKDEHGSRIKKLNNPKLFIPIDANRSNDIETNWQSFYMVLNDYITDKQLGLGKNEDKQVGQFFIQFSSELIDKSYSSSSVEEQEAREIINNKIRSKLLLYLWQDVESNIGFTSNKKLFSTETTSFDTLYSTYKNHRVYSQNFIEFFTIKGYNNYPEI comes from the coding sequence ATGAGTAACTATGAACAAATAATATATTTTGGAGCTCCTGGGACTGGAAAAAGTCACCATGTAGAAAATAATTTAATTAACCAAGGAATTAGTGAGCACAAAATATTTAGAACAACTATACATCCTGAGTATTCTTACTCGGATTTTATTGGTCAGCTCCTTCCTTATACAGATCCAAGCGATTCTAGTAAAGTAAGATATACTTTTAAAAAAGGAGTATTTACTGAGGCTATGGTTGAAGCATATAGTGATAGCACTAAAAGAGTTTATCTTATCTTAGAAGAGTTATCTAGAGGAAATGTATCTGCAATTTTTGGGGATATTTTTCAGCTACTAGATAGAAATATCCACTTTGAGAGTAAGTATTCAATTGTAAATAAAGATATTGCAAACGAAATTATTGCTTTTCCAGGAGACCGAATAAAAATACCTTCCAATCTTAATATTATTGGGACAGTTAATACTAATGACCAAAGTGTTTTCCCTATGGATACTGCCTTTAAAAGAAGGTTTGATTGGAGATATATCTCTTCAGATCCAGCAAAAGATGAACATGGTTCTAGAATTAAAAAGCTTAATAATCCTAAATTGTTTATTCCAATTGATGCTAACAGAAGCAATGATATAGAAACCAATTGGCAATCATTTTATATGGTTCTGAATGATTACATTACTGACAAACAATTAGGGCTAGGAAAAAATGAAGATAAACAAGTAGGTCAATTTTTCATACAATTTAGCAGTGAATTAATTGATAAATCTTACTCTTCTAGTTCAGTAGAAGAACAAGAAGCTAGAGAAATTATCAATAATAAAATTCGAAGTAAATTACTTCTTTATCTATGGCAAGATGTGGAATCAAACATAGGTTTTACTTCCAATAAAAAGTTGTTTTCAACTGAAACAACTAGTTTTGATACATTATATTCTACTTATAAAAATCATAGAGTCTATAGTCAAAATTTTATCGAATTTTTCACTATAAAAGGGTATAATAATTACCCTGAAATTTAA